The Nocardia arthritidis genome has a window encoding:
- a CDS encoding multifunctional oxoglutarate decarboxylase/oxoglutarate dehydrogenase thiamine pyrophosphate-binding subunit/dihydrolipoyllysine-residue succinyltransferase subunit, translated as MRRTPAVSSSTSQFGQNQWLVDEMYQKFKQDPSSVDESWHEFLADYTPEATSDSGNSQTAPAAPAQVATPAPAPAPAAPAPAAAPSAVAAPAPAPAPAPTATPTARTPQTTPAPTSNAAPTSGAPKTEAADEAKVLRGQAAAVVKNMSASLAIPTATSVRAIPAKLMIDNRLVINNHLARTRGGKISFTHLLGYAIVQAVKKFPNMNRHFQEIDGKPNAITPAHTNLGLAIDLQAKDGSRSLAVAAIKGCETMTFGQFHTAYEDVVRRARDGKLTIEDFSGVTISLTNPGTIGTVHSVPRLMSGQGCIVGAGAMEYPAEFQGMSDERIAEIGVGKLMTLTSTYDHRIIQGAESGDFLRTIHQLLIADEFYDEIFHGLGVPYEPVRWRKDIRERGVDKSSRVLELIASYRNRGHLMADTDPLRLVKDKFRSHPDLDVTQHGLTLWDLDREFNVAGFHGQERMKLRDVLSILRDAYCRHVGVEYTHILDPEQLQWIQERVEQKHAKPTVAQQKYILNRLNAAEAFETFLQTKYVGQKRFSLEGAEAVIPMMDAVIDQSAEHRLDEVIIGMPHRGRLNVLANIVGKPYSKIFTEFEGNMNPAATHGSGDVKYHLGAHGTYLQMFGDNEIEVSLTANPSHLEAVDPVLEGLVRAKQDLLDKGDGPEGFSVMPLMLHGDAAFAGQGVVAETLNMSGLRGYRVGGTIHIVVNNQIGFTTSPENSRSTEYSTDIAKFIGAPIFHVNGDDPEACDWVARIAVDFRQKFRKDVVIDMICYRRRGHNEGDDPSMTQPYMYDVIDTKRSVRKAYTESLIGRGDISLKEAEDALRDYQGQLERVFNEVRELEKYPPEPSESVEDDQQVPATVVTAVDKAVLQRIGDAFLNVPDGFNVHPRVKPVLEKRREMAYEGKVDWAFAELLAFGTLIDEGRAVRLTGQDSRRGTFTQRHAVIIDRKTAEEYTPLHNIGSANPGWFAVHDSALSEYAAVGFEYGYSLGNPDALVLWEAQFGDFVNGAQSIIDEFISSGEAKWGQLSEVVLLLPHGHEGQGPDHTSGRIERFLQLCAEGSMTVAVPSTPANYFHLLRRHALDGIRRPLIVFTPKSMLRNKAVVSDLKDFTESKFRSVFDEPAYEQGIGDRNKVKRILLTSGKLYYELAAEKAKQKREDVAIVRIEQLYPLPKFRLNEALAGYPNATDIAWVQEEPANQGAWPFFGLNLPEILPDRFTKLRRISRRAMSAPSSGSGKVHAVEQQEIIDEAFEPTA; from the coding sequence ATGAGGCGAACACCTGCTGTGAGCAGCTCAACTTCCCAGTTCGGACAGAACCAGTGGCTAGTCGACGAGATGTATCAGAAGTTCAAACAGGATCCATCTTCGGTCGACGAAAGCTGGCACGAGTTTCTGGCCGACTACACCCCTGAAGCGACGAGTGATTCTGGTAACAGCCAGACCGCTCCCGCCGCACCCGCGCAGGTGGCCACCCCGGCACCGGCTCCCGCGCCCGCGGCCCCCGCTCCGGCAGCTGCCCCCTCGGCAGTAGCCGCCCCGGCTCCCGCGCCCGCCCCGGCACCGACTGCGACACCCACCGCGCGTACCCCGCAGACCACGCCCGCGCCGACCTCGAACGCGGCGCCGACCTCCGGCGCGCCCAAGACCGAGGCCGCCGACGAGGCGAAGGTGCTGCGCGGCCAGGCCGCCGCGGTGGTCAAGAACATGTCCGCCTCGCTCGCCATCCCGACCGCCACCTCCGTGCGCGCCATCCCGGCGAAGCTGATGATCGACAACCGCCTGGTCATCAACAATCACCTGGCCCGCACCCGCGGCGGCAAGATCTCCTTCACCCACCTGCTCGGCTACGCGATCGTGCAGGCGGTCAAGAAGTTCCCGAATATGAACCGGCACTTCCAGGAGATCGACGGCAAGCCGAACGCGATCACCCCGGCGCACACGAACCTGGGTCTCGCGATCGATCTGCAGGCCAAGGACGGCAGCCGGTCGCTGGCCGTCGCGGCCATCAAGGGTTGCGAGACAATGACCTTCGGGCAGTTCCACACCGCCTACGAGGACGTCGTCCGCCGCGCCCGCGACGGCAAGCTCACCATCGAGGACTTCTCCGGCGTCACCATCTCGCTCACCAACCCGGGCACCATCGGCACCGTGCACTCGGTGCCGCGGCTGATGTCGGGCCAGGGTTGCATCGTCGGCGCGGGCGCGATGGAGTACCCGGCCGAATTCCAGGGCATGAGCGACGAGCGCATCGCCGAAATCGGTGTCGGCAAGCTGATGACGCTCACCTCCACCTACGACCACCGCATCATCCAGGGTGCGGAGTCCGGTGATTTCCTGCGCACCATCCACCAGCTGCTCATCGCCGACGAGTTCTACGACGAGATCTTCCACGGCCTCGGCGTGCCCTACGAACCGGTCCGCTGGCGCAAGGACATTCGCGAGCGCGGCGTCGACAAGAGCTCGCGGGTGCTCGAACTCATCGCGTCCTACCGCAACCGCGGCCACCTGATGGCCGACACCGATCCGCTGCGGTTGGTGAAGGACAAGTTCCGCAGCCACCCGGATCTGGACGTCACCCAGCACGGCCTGACCCTGTGGGATCTGGACCGCGAATTCAACGTCGCGGGCTTCCACGGCCAGGAGCGGATGAAGCTGCGCGATGTGCTGTCCATCCTGCGCGACGCGTACTGCCGCCACGTCGGTGTCGAGTACACGCACATCCTCGATCCCGAGCAGCTGCAGTGGATTCAGGAGCGGGTGGAGCAGAAGCACGCCAAACCGACTGTCGCGCAACAGAAATACATTCTGAACCGGCTGAACGCGGCGGAGGCCTTCGAAACCTTCCTGCAGACCAAGTACGTCGGGCAGAAGCGCTTCTCGCTGGAGGGCGCCGAGGCCGTCATCCCGATGATGGACGCGGTCATCGACCAGTCGGCCGAGCACCGGCTCGACGAGGTCATCATCGGCATGCCGCACCGCGGCCGCCTGAACGTGCTGGCCAATATCGTCGGCAAGCCCTACTCGAAGATCTTCACCGAGTTCGAGGGCAATATGAACCCGGCGGCCACCCACGGCTCCGGCGACGTGAAGTACCACCTCGGCGCGCACGGCACCTACCTGCAGATGTTCGGCGACAACGAGATCGAGGTCTCGCTCACCGCGAACCCGTCGCACCTCGAGGCGGTCGACCCGGTGCTCGAGGGTCTCGTCCGCGCCAAGCAGGATCTGCTCGACAAGGGTGACGGCCCCGAGGGCTTCTCGGTCATGCCGCTGATGCTGCACGGCGATGCCGCGTTCGCGGGTCAGGGCGTTGTCGCCGAGACGCTGAACATGTCGGGTCTGCGCGGCTACCGGGTCGGCGGCACCATCCACATCGTGGTGAACAACCAGATCGGCTTCACCACCTCGCCGGAGAACAGCCGCTCCACCGAATACTCGACGGATATCGCCAAGTTCATCGGCGCGCCGATCTTCCACGTCAACGGCGACGACCCGGAGGCGTGCGACTGGGTCGCCCGCATCGCGGTCGACTTCCGGCAGAAGTTCCGCAAGGACGTCGTCATCGACATGATCTGCTACCGCCGCCGCGGTCACAACGAGGGCGACGACCCGTCGATGACCCAGCCGTACATGTACGACGTCATCGACACCAAGCGCTCGGTCCGCAAGGCGTACACCGAGAGCCTGATCGGTCGTGGTGACATCTCGCTCAAGGAGGCCGAGGACGCGCTGCGCGACTACCAGGGCCAGCTGGAGCGGGTGTTCAACGAGGTTCGCGAGCTGGAGAAGTACCCGCCGGAGCCGAGCGAATCGGTCGAGGACGACCAGCAGGTCCCGGCGACCGTCGTCACCGCCGTCGACAAGGCGGTGCTGCAGCGCATCGGCGACGCCTTCCTCAATGTGCCGGACGGCTTCAACGTGCATCCGCGCGTCAAGCCAGTGCTGGAGAAGCGGCGCGAGATGGCGTACGAGGGCAAGGTCGACTGGGCCTTCGCCGAACTGCTCGCCTTCGGCACCCTGATCGACGAGGGTCGCGCGGTGCGCCTGACCGGTCAGGACTCGCGGCGCGGCACGTTCACCCAGCGGCACGCGGTGATCATCGACCGCAAGACCGCCGAGGAATACACCCCGCTGCACAACATCGGCAGCGCGAACCCGGGTTGGTTCGCGGTGCACGATTCGGCGCTGAGCGAATACGCCGCCGTCGGTTTCGAATACGGCTACTCACTCGGCAACCCGGACGCACTCGTGTTGTGGGAGGCGCAGTTCGGTGACTTCGTCAACGGCGCGCAGTCCATCATCGACGAGTTCATCTCCTCCGGTGAGGCCAAGTGGGGTCAGCTCTCCGAGGTCGTGCTGCTGCTGCCGCACGGTCACGAGGGTCAGGGCCCGGACCACACCTCCGGCCGCATCGAGCGATTCCTGCAGCTGTGTGCCGAGGGTTCGATGACGGTCGCGGTGCCGTCCACTCCGGCGAACTACTTCCACCTGCTGCGCAGGCATGCGCTGGACGGTATCCGCCGTCCGCTCATCGTCTTCACCCCGAAGTCGATGCTGCGCAACAAGGCCGTCGTCTCGGATCTGAAGGATTTCACCGAGTCGAAGTTCCGTTCGGTGTTCGACGAGCCCGCCTACGAACAGGGCATCGGCGACCGCAACAAGGTCAAGCGCATCCTGCTCACCAGCGGCAAGCTGTACTACGAGCTGGCCGCCGAGAAGGCGAAGCAGAAGCGTGAGGATGTCGCGATCGTGCGCATCGAGCAGCTGTACCCGCTGCCGAAGTTCCGGTTGAACGAGGCGCTGGCCGGCTACCCGAACGCCACCGATATCGCCTGGGTCCAGGAGGAACCGGCCAACCAGGGCGCCTGGCCCTTCTTCGGCCTCAACCTCCCGGAAATCCTCCCGGACCGCTTCACCAAACTGCGCCGCATCTCCCGCCGCGCCATGTCGGCCCCCTCCTCGGGCTCCGGCAAGGTGCACGCGGTGGAGCAGCAGGAAATCATCGACGAGGCCTTCGAACCGACCGCCTAG
- a CDS encoding pyridoxamine 5'-phosphate oxidase family protein codes for MLPEPISARDLNIYGDAELPWSRVVKAIEAGVGLPETPQFLGTVGAGGRPHSAGIGVALHGAHLYFTSGPGTRKSRDLAANPQCTLSFRFPDVDLVLEGEAHRTVDPDELDQVTATYRRLGWPAERAGDAITAPYSAPSAGPAPWHLYRFTPQTAAALALTEPHGATHWRFG; via the coding sequence ATGTTGCCCGAACCGATCTCGGCCCGCGATCTCAATATCTACGGTGATGCGGAGCTTCCGTGGAGCCGCGTAGTGAAGGCCATCGAGGCGGGTGTCGGCCTGCCCGAGACGCCGCAATTCCTCGGCACGGTCGGTGCGGGCGGGCGGCCGCATTCGGCGGGTATCGGGGTCGCCCTGCATGGTGCGCACCTGTATTTCACCAGTGGTCCCGGCACTCGCAAGTCGCGTGATCTGGCCGCGAACCCGCAGTGCACCTTGTCATTCCGCTTCCCGGACGTAGACCTCGTCCTCGAGGGCGAAGCGCATCGCACCGTCGACCCCGACGAACTCGACCAGGTCACCGCGACCTACCGCCGCCTCGGCTGGCCCGCCGAACGCGCCGGCGACGCCATCACCGCCCCCTACAGCGCCCCAAGCGCAGGCCCCGCCCCCTGGCACCTCTACCGCTTCACCCCACAAACCGCCGCCGCCCTCGCCCTCACCGAACCCCACGGCGCCACCCACTGGCGCTTCGGATAG
- a CDS encoding TetR/AcrR family transcriptional regulator yields MSGRGAGENGRRVRLSPEERRLQLITLGVEMLGDRALEDISISEIAEQAGISRGLLFHYFPTKQDFQLAIVQHANGQLLERIAPDRSLPIPEMLRDSIARYVDYVGENRAPYTALLRGPASTSPELLGLVDQTRDTIIGIILTEAPVSASADQPRLKLAMRGWIAFVEETTLTWLRSEPIPRASLIDLLVESLLALALSLNPELAAALRG; encoded by the coding sequence ATGAGTGGGCGTGGTGCTGGAGAAAACGGCAGACGGGTTCGGTTGAGCCCGGAAGAACGCCGGCTGCAGCTGATCACCCTCGGCGTCGAAATGCTCGGCGATCGCGCGCTGGAAGACATCTCTATCAGCGAAATCGCCGAACAGGCAGGTATCTCCCGCGGGCTGCTGTTCCACTACTTCCCGACCAAACAGGATTTCCAGCTCGCCATCGTCCAGCACGCCAACGGGCAGCTGCTGGAACGGATCGCGCCGGACCGGAGCCTGCCGATACCGGAGATGCTGCGCGACTCCATCGCCCGCTACGTCGACTACGTCGGCGAGAACCGCGCCCCGTACACGGCGCTGCTGCGCGGACCGGCCAGCACCAGTCCCGAACTGCTCGGCTTGGTGGATCAGACCCGCGACACCATCATCGGCATCATCCTCACCGAGGCGCCCGTATCCGCCTCCGCCGACCAGCCCCGCCTGAAGCTGGCCATGCGCGGCTGGATCGCCTTCGTCGAGGAAACCACGCTCACCTGGCTCCGCAGTGAGCCGATTCCCCGCGCCTCGCTGATCGACCTGCTGGTCGAATCCCTACTGGCCCTTGCTCTTTCGTTGAATCCGGAGCTGGCTGCCGCATTGCGGGGGTGA
- a CDS encoding flavin-containing monooxygenase, with product MSRKVTDNAVGNRPTRHAKTIIIGSGFAGLGLAIRLAQQGRTDFLVLERGSEVGGTWRDNTYPGAACDVPSHLYSYSFALNPNWSRSFSKQGEIQEYIRGVAKRHRVLDKHIFDCDVTAARWNDAAAHWEIESSQGSFTAETVISAVGALCEPALPDIKGINAFEGQICHSARWNHDADLTGKRVAIIGTGASAIQIVPSIAPKVAHLDVYQRTAPWLLPRMDRPYLLPERLAFKYLPGVQRLSRAAIYAIRETQVVGLAKFPPLMQAFELVAKAKLRAEIHDPELRAKVTPNFRIGCKRMLISNDYYPALSRDNVDVVTDGIREIRAHSVVTKDGTERDIDALIVATGFHVTDSPTYNTISGRDGRTLAEVFDEIGQQGYKGSAINNFPNMFFLLGPNVGLGHTSMIYMIESQINYIADALATVDRMGLCTVEVRREVQDTYNRDLRRKMANSVWMNGGCSSWYLDKHGNNTTLWPDFTFEFRRLTKKFDVTAYDTTTVASRPDLKVVAAQ from the coding sequence ATGAGTCGCAAGGTTACAGACAATGCTGTCGGCAACCGCCCGACCCGTCATGCCAAGACGATCATCATCGGCAGCGGTTTCGCGGGTTTGGGTCTGGCCATCCGACTGGCTCAGCAGGGCCGCACCGACTTCCTGGTGCTGGAGCGCGGCAGCGAGGTCGGCGGCACGTGGCGCGACAATACCTACCCGGGTGCGGCGTGCGATGTGCCCTCACATCTGTACTCGTACTCGTTCGCGTTGAACCCGAACTGGTCACGCTCGTTCTCCAAGCAGGGCGAGATCCAGGAGTACATCCGCGGTGTCGCCAAGCGCCACCGGGTGCTGGACAAGCACATCTTCGACTGCGACGTCACCGCGGCGCGCTGGAACGATGCCGCCGCGCACTGGGAGATCGAATCCAGCCAGGGCAGCTTCACCGCCGAAACAGTTATCTCCGCGGTCGGCGCGCTGTGCGAGCCCGCGCTCCCGGATATCAAGGGCATCAACGCCTTCGAGGGCCAGATCTGCCACTCGGCGCGCTGGAATCACGACGCCGACCTGACCGGCAAGCGGGTCGCCATCATCGGCACCGGCGCGTCGGCCATTCAGATCGTCCCGTCCATCGCGCCGAAGGTCGCCCACCTGGACGTCTACCAGCGGACGGCGCCATGGCTGCTGCCGCGCATGGACCGCCCGTACCTGCTGCCCGAGCGGCTCGCGTTCAAGTATCTGCCCGGCGTGCAACGACTTTCGCGCGCGGCGATCTACGCGATAAGGGAAACCCAGGTGGTGGGCCTCGCGAAATTCCCGCCGCTGATGCAGGCCTTCGAACTGGTCGCCAAGGCGAAATTGCGCGCCGAGATCCACGATCCGGAATTGCGCGCGAAGGTCACCCCGAACTTCCGCATCGGCTGCAAGCGGATGCTGATCTCCAACGACTACTACCCGGCGCTGAGCCGCGACAATGTCGACGTGGTCACCGACGGCATCCGCGAGATCCGCGCCCACTCGGTGGTCACCAAGGACGGCACCGAACGCGATATCGACGCGCTGATCGTGGCCACCGGCTTCCATGTCACCGATTCGCCGACGTACAACACCATCTCCGGGCGCGACGGCCGCACCCTGGCCGAGGTTTTCGACGAAATCGGCCAGCAGGGTTACAAGGGTTCGGCGATCAACAACTTCCCGAATATGTTCTTCCTGCTCGGCCCGAATGTGGGCCTCGGCCACACCTCGATGATCTACATGATCGAGTCGCAGATCAACTACATCGCCGACGCGCTGGCCACCGTCGACCGGATGGGCCTGTGCACGGTGGAGGTACGCCGCGAGGTGCAGGACACCTACAACCGGGACCTGCGGCGCAAAATGGCCAACAGCGTCTGGATGAACGGCGGCTGCTCCAGCTGGTACCTCGACAAGCACGGCAACAACACGACGCTCTGGCCGGATTTCACCTTCGAATTCCGTAGGCTGACCAAGAAATTCGACGTGACCGCCTATGACACGACCACCGTCGCGTCTCGACCCGATTTGAAAGTGGTGGCAGCACAGTGA
- a CDS encoding SDR family NAD(P)-dependent oxidoreductase yields the protein MSKDAYFRGKVCVITGAGSGIGRALAENLARRGAKLALSDIDTEGLAETVRRCEKFGAEVKSDRLNVAEREAVLLYADEVKKHFGVVHQIYNNAGIAHYGDVMKSSFKDVERIMDVDFWGVVNGTKAFLPYLVESGAGHVVNVSSLFGIIAIPGQSAYNAAKFAVRGFTEALRQEMLVEKAPVKVTCVHPGGIKTAVARNSTVVEGVDQRSAAALFDKYLAIHTPEMAAETITEGVRKGHGRVLIGWEARLLDALVRTTGAGYHRLVAFTTRGFLPR from the coding sequence GTGAGCAAGGACGCTTACTTCAGGGGCAAAGTCTGTGTGATCACCGGTGCCGGGTCCGGCATCGGTCGCGCGCTGGCCGAGAATCTTGCCCGCCGCGGCGCCAAACTGGCGCTCTCGGATATCGATACGGAGGGCCTCGCCGAAACCGTGCGGCGCTGCGAAAAGTTCGGCGCCGAGGTGAAATCCGATCGGCTCAATGTTGCTGAACGTGAGGCCGTGCTGCTCTACGCGGACGAGGTCAAAAAGCATTTCGGCGTTGTGCACCAGATCTACAACAACGCCGGTATCGCCCACTACGGCGACGTGATGAAGTCCTCGTTCAAGGACGTCGAGCGGATCATGGACGTCGACTTCTGGGGAGTCGTCAACGGCACCAAGGCTTTTCTGCCGTACCTGGTGGAATCCGGCGCCGGGCATGTGGTGAACGTGTCCAGCTTGTTCGGGATCATCGCCATTCCGGGTCAGTCCGCGTACAACGCGGCGAAGTTCGCGGTGCGCGGCTTCACCGAGGCGCTGCGCCAGGAGATGCTGGTCGAGAAGGCGCCGGTGAAGGTCACCTGTGTGCATCCGGGCGGTATCAAGACCGCGGTCGCGCGCAACTCCACGGTGGTCGAGGGCGTCGATCAGCGAAGCGCGGCAGCGCTTTTCGACAAGTATCTGGCGATCCACACCCCCGAGATGGCGGCCGAGACCATCACCGAGGGCGTCCGCAAGGGGCACGGCCGGGTGCTGATCGGCTGGGAGGCCCGGCTGCTCGACGCGCTCGTGCGCACCACCGGGGCCGGGTATCACCGGCTCGTCGCCTTCACCACCCGGGGTTTCTTACCTCGGTAA
- a CDS encoding alpha/beta hydrolase, translating into MRDIALPLPVAKAVLRPIYGVTLNKRLPWRTQRLLLELSSRAQPVPSGTVVHKLRLGGRPAERLTAGSGIPDAAILYLHGGGYAVGSPLTHRSMTARLARETDCAVYALDYRLAPEHPFPAALDDAEAAFAELVAIGYPPERIAIAGDSAGGGLSLATAQRLIAEHDQTPAALGLIAPWTDPNEIPSGERDLVINKGWSRACAAAYLGENPSTAAGYAPLHGRLAGLPPTYVQVDVSELLHGQCVTFVAALRAAGVPVTFTESRGLWHVAQIQAALVTGAAAALSELAEFLRDAVHPVNRRSDQAAR; encoded by the coding sequence ATGCGCGACATCGCCCTTCCTTTGCCGGTCGCCAAGGCGGTGCTGCGTCCGATCTACGGGGTGACGCTGAACAAGCGGCTCCCGTGGCGGACGCAGCGCCTGCTGCTCGAATTGAGTTCGCGCGCACAGCCCGTGCCGAGCGGGACCGTCGTGCACAAGCTCCGGCTCGGCGGCAGACCCGCCGAACGGCTCACCGCGGGGTCCGGCATCCCGGACGCCGCGATCCTCTACCTGCACGGCGGCGGATATGCGGTGGGTTCACCACTGACGCACCGCTCGATGACCGCCCGGTTGGCGCGCGAAACCGATTGCGCCGTATACGCTCTCGACTATCGACTGGCCCCGGAGCATCCGTTCCCGGCCGCGCTGGACGATGCCGAGGCGGCCTTCGCCGAACTCGTCGCCATCGGCTATCCACCGGAACGCATTGCCATCGCCGGTGATTCGGCGGGCGGCGGGTTGTCGCTGGCCACCGCGCAGCGCCTGATCGCCGAGCACGATCAAACGCCGGCCGCGCTCGGCTTGATCGCGCCGTGGACCGACCCGAACGAAATCCCGTCGGGTGAGCGCGATCTGGTGATCAACAAGGGCTGGTCACGGGCCTGCGCCGCCGCCTACCTCGGCGAAAATCCCAGCACCGCAGCGGGTTACGCGCCGCTGCACGGCAGGCTGGCCGGACTCCCACCGACGTATGTGCAGGTGGACGTCAGCGAGCTGCTGCACGGCCAGTGCGTCACCTTCGTCGCGGCGCTGCGGGCGGCCGGAGTTCCCGTGACCTTCACCGAGAGCCGCGGCCTGTGGCATGTCGCGCAGATCCAGGCGGCGCTGGTGACCGGGGCCGCGGCGGCGCTGAGCGAGCTCGCCGAATTCCTCCGGGACGCCGTCCACCCCGTGAACAGGAGGTCCGACCAGGCGGCCCGGTGA
- a CDS encoding AMP-dependent synthetase/ligase: MREFEVPASYTIPEDANMSDGAFRHAEQTPGLVVFNKPDGKGGWTDITAKEFAATVTGVAKGFIAAGIELGDRVAILAPTQYEWVVLDFAIWAAGGCTVAIYDSSSAEQAKWILQDSATKLLIVENAKHRATISEIEGDLPALRETLLLEKGAIADLTARGADLDDQVVHDRRAQVKAASPATLIYTSGTTGRPKGVMLSHANMYAESAADRSAMSEFLRPGNKSLLFLPLAHVFARAVALAAFDAGVTVAHSADWSTLVEQFGAYKPDFILSVPRVFEKVFNAAKQKAHDGGKGKIFDAAADTAVAYSEALQSGGPGLVLKLKHALFDRLVFGKLREALGGRCLSAVSGGGPLGARLGHFFRGAGVTIYEGYGLTESTAAFSVNTPKHIRVGTVGRPLPGHAAAVAEDGELLLRGPVVFNGYWGNAEATEDAFVDGWFKTGDLGAIDDEGFITITGRKKEIIVTAGGKNVSPGMLEDDLRTAPLISQVMVVGDGEPFIAALITLDPEALPGWKERNNVAADTPIEQVIENPALVAEINAAVAEANKKVSHAEAIKKIRILPVDWTQETGELTPKMSLKRAVVMKKYADEVAKIYS, from the coding sequence ATGCGAGAGTTCGAAGTTCCGGCTTCTTACACCATCCCCGAAGACGCCAACATGTCCGACGGTGCCTTCCGGCACGCCGAGCAGACCCCGGGGCTGGTCGTGTTCAACAAGCCCGACGGCAAGGGCGGCTGGACCGATATCACCGCCAAGGAGTTCGCGGCAACGGTCACCGGTGTGGCCAAGGGTTTCATCGCGGCCGGGATCGAGCTCGGTGACCGGGTCGCCATCCTGGCGCCCACCCAGTACGAGTGGGTCGTGCTGGACTTCGCCATCTGGGCCGCGGGCGGCTGCACCGTCGCGATCTACGACAGCTCATCGGCCGAGCAGGCCAAGTGGATCCTGCAGGACTCCGCGACCAAACTGCTGATCGTCGAGAACGCCAAGCACCGCGCCACCATCTCCGAGATCGAGGGCGACCTGCCCGCGCTGCGCGAGACGCTCCTGCTGGAGAAGGGCGCCATCGCGGACCTGACCGCCCGCGGCGCCGACCTCGACGACCAGGTCGTGCACGACCGCCGCGCCCAGGTGAAGGCGGCATCGCCCGCCACCCTCATCTACACCTCGGGCACCACCGGCCGTCCGAAGGGCGTGATGCTCTCGCACGCCAACATGTACGCGGAATCGGCCGCGGACCGCTCGGCCATGTCGGAATTCCTGCGGCCCGGCAACAAGTCGCTGCTGTTCCTGCCGCTGGCGCACGTCTTCGCCCGCGCCGTCGCGCTCGCCGCCTTCGACGCCGGTGTCACCGTCGCGCACAGCGCCGACTGGTCGACGCTGGTCGAGCAGTTCGGCGCGTACAAGCCGGACTTCATCCTCTCGGTGCCCCGGGTATTCGAGAAGGTCTTCAACGCCGCGAAGCAGAAGGCGCACGACGGCGGCAAGGGCAAGATCTTCGACGCGGCGGCCGACACCGCCGTCGCCTACAGCGAGGCGCTGCAGTCCGGCGGTCCCGGCCTGGTGCTCAAGCTCAAGCACGCGCTGTTCGACCGGTTGGTCTTCGGCAAGCTGCGTGAGGCGCTGGGCGGGCGCTGCCTGTCCGCGGTGTCCGGCGGTGGGCCGCTCGGCGCGCGGCTGGGTCACTTCTTCCGCGGCGCGGGCGTCACCATCTACGAGGGCTACGGCCTGACCGAGAGCACCGCCGCGTTCTCGGTGAACACCCCCAAGCACATTCGGGTCGGCACCGTCGGCCGCCCGCTGCCCGGTCACGCCGCCGCGGTCGCCGAGGACGGCGAGCTGCTGCTGCGCGGCCCGGTGGTGTTCAACGGCTACTGGGGCAATGCGGAGGCCACCGAGGACGCGTTCGTCGACGGCTGGTTCAAGACCGGCGATTTGGGCGCCATCGATGACGAGGGCTTCATCACCATCACCGGCCGCAAAAAGGAGATCATCGTCACCGCGGGCGGTAAGAACGTCTCCCCCGGCATGCTGGAGGACGATCTGCGCACCGCCCCGCTGATCAGCCAGGTCATGGTGGTCGGCGACGGGGAGCCGTTCATCGCCGCGCTCATCACCCTCGACCCGGAGGCGCTGCCCGGCTGGAAGGAACGCAACAACGTCGCGGCCGATACCCCCATCGAGCAGGTGATCGAGAACCCGGCGCTGGTCGCGGAGATCAATGCCGCGGTCGCCGAGGCGAACAAGAAGGTTTCGCATGCCGAGGCGATCAAGAAGATCCGCATCCTGCCGGTCGATTGGACGCAGGAGACCGGTGAGCTGACGCCGAAGATGTCGCTCAAGCGCGCGGTGGTCATGAAGAAGTACGCCGACGAGGTCGCCAAGATCTACAGCTGA
- a CDS encoding IclR family transcriptional regulator: MIQSVDRAVRILFALQGARRMTLSELAAELGLPATTVHGIVRTLAAHGVVVQERGGGRYQLGPAVLRLGNVYLDTLDLRARSLTWAHELARRTGLAVRVGVLFGDDVVIIHHEPRQDGSRQMPELGIEIPAHASALGKAVLAFHPPAAPGPLRSMTGETIIASEVLAECLTAVRESGLAYERDEAVLGESSIAGAIFDRTGTAVGAVGVVLPTADWPAAPDIVDAVRATARTISRELGSAKWPVLP, from the coding sequence GTGATCCAGTCGGTGGATCGGGCGGTGCGGATCCTGTTCGCGCTGCAGGGCGCGCGGCGCATGACGCTGTCGGAATTGGCCGCCGAACTCGGGCTGCCCGCGACGACGGTGCACGGCATCGTCCGGACGTTGGCCGCGCACGGTGTGGTGGTCCAGGAACGCGGCGGCGGGCGCTATCAGCTCGGGCCTGCGGTGCTGCGGCTCGGCAATGTCTACCTGGACACGCTCGACCTGCGTGCCCGATCACTCACCTGGGCACACGAATTGGCGCGCCGCACCGGTCTCGCCGTGCGGGTCGGCGTGCTGTTCGGTGACGACGTGGTGATCATCCACCACGAGCCGCGCCAGGACGGCAGCCGCCAGATGCCCGAGCTCGGCATCGAAATACCCGCGCACGCAAGCGCTTTGGGCAAAGCGGTGCTGGCCTTTCACCCGCCTGCCGCCCCGGGCCCGCTGCGCAGCATGACGGGGGAGACGATCATCGCGTCCGAGGTGCTCGCCGAATGTCTCACCGCGGTACGGGAATCCGGCCTCGCCTACGAGCGGGACGAAGCGGTCCTCGGCGAATCCTCCATCGCGGGAGCGATATTCGATCGCACCGGCACGGCCGTCGGCGCGGTCGGCGTTGTGCTGCCGACAGCCGACTGGCCCGCCGCCCCCGATATCGTCGACGCGGTGCGCGCCACCGCGCGGACCATCTCCCGCGAACTCGGCTCGGCCAAGTGGCCGGTGCTGCCGTAG